TCTTATCCATCCTTCTAGTCAGTTCACTGGCTATAATATTCCTGATTCACCTGAAATCCAAGTTCTGATTCCAGGTTGTGGCTCTAAAATTTATCTTCAGGAGACATTACTCAATTTTTGCCCTCATATTGGACAGGTTTATTGTACAGATTTATCACCACTAGCAATCGAAAAAGCCCAGACGAAATGGCAGCAATCTGATTCAAATGACAGGCTCAACAATTCACCTTTACATTTTGAGTGTATAGACTCCACTAAAATTACTGAACAGAAGCCCGCTTGGAAAAATAAGTTTGATTACATCTTAATTGTTAATTCAGTTCTTTCTCTTGAAGATGAATTAAATCGCGAAATGCTAAAAGAGTTCTTTAAGGTTCTCAAACCGGGCGGAAAGCTTTACGGATTTTTTCCAACCGTTTTTTTTCTATTAGAAATTGCTCATTTGTATCCAGATAAAGCTCACTGGATAACTAGCGGTGTAATTAATATACCTGAGAGTGCTTCTTACCCGCCCAACGGAAAAAACGGACAGATACATTATACGCCGTTGCGTTTGAATCGAATTTTCAAAGAAGTAGGATTCAAACGGTTGAGCTTTGAGATTTATTTCGGTGATTCAGATATTTTAATCAATGCGCTCAAAGAGTATGAAGGCATTGACGACCCAGATATTTTTTCATGGGAATTTTTAGTTAGGCTAGAGAAAGAAGTCACTCAGAACTAGCCGCTCAATAACAGACAGAAATTCGACCTCATGCTTAGGCTTAAAAATCTCCGACTTTTTATAGTTGCAATGCGCGTTTTCCTTATAGTCTGGTTCGGACAACTCATATCCCTAATTGGGTCGGGTCTGACTAACTTCGCATTGGGAGTGTGGGTGTACCAGCGCACGGGTTCAGTCACCCAATTTTCGCTAATCTTGCTATTTGGTCTGCTACCCACTGTCTTAATTTCCCCGATTGCTGGAGCAATGGTTGACCGATGGAACCGGCGATGGTGCATGATTCTATCGGACTCGGGCGCTGGTGTAACCACAGTGGCAGTAGCTTTATTACTCGCTACTGGTAGCCTTCAACTTTGGCACATCTACCTTGCTGTTGGTCTTAGTTCCGTCTTCAAAGCCTTTCAGCTACCCGCCTACACTGCTTCCACCGCTTTATTGGTACCGAAAGAACAGTTACCTCGCGCCAGCGGTATGGTTCAGTCAGGGCAAGCGTGCGCTCAACTATTCTCGCCCCTTCTGGCAGGAGTCTTACTAGGAGTTATTCAGATTCAGGGCATCGTTCTAATTGACTTCGTGACGTTCCTCTTTGCCCTTACCACTCTGTTATTTGTTCGTTTTCCTAATGCTAAAAAGGGTGCGGATTACGAAGACAAAAAAAGTTCATTTTGGGACGAAGTAAATTGTGGATGGACTTACATTGCCGTTCGTCCAGGGCTATTAATGCTACTGCTTTTATTCGCGATAGATAACTTTGTTTATGGAGTTGTTGAAGTTTTGCTCACACCCTTAGTCCTAACATTCACTTCAGTTACCGTACTCGGAACTATTCAATCTTTAGGCGGTGCCGGGATGCTGTTGGGTAGTCTGGCTATGAGTATTTGGGGAGGACCCAGACCTTTAATTCGTGGCGTATTTGTTTTTGATTTTTTGTGTCATTTGTGCATTTTGTCCTTGGGTTTACGCACTGATGCGGCGCTTTTTTCCCTGGCTAACTTCCTCTTTTTCTTCAGCCTGCCAATCGTCAATGGTTGTTGCAATACCATTTTACTCCGAAAAGTGGCTCCAGATATTCAAGGTCGGGTTTTTGCTACTATTCAGATGATTTGTTTCTCGTGCATCCCTCTTGCTTATGTTGTGGCAGGCCCCCTAGCCGAGCGCATCTTTGAACCTCTCATGGCGGCTGACGGGTTATTAGCAGGAAGTGTTGGACAAGTTATTGGTGTAGGGCCGGGTCGAGGCATTGGCCTCCTATTTATTACTATGGAAATTATCGCCATACTGGTGACAGTTGCCGCTTACCGCTATCCTCGCTTGCGCTTTGTGGAACGCGAATTGCCCGATGCGATTTAGGGCTTGGGGAAAGCCGTGAGTGTATCGGTGTTGATTCTCAGTCGGCGTCATAGCTTCACCATTTTCTGCTGGTGATGGTTGTGATCGCCACTTATGCGATCAGCGAAGATGAAGGACGCTTCAGTCGTGCCGGTTGCAACGGCTGAGTCCCCACAGCCTCATTTATGTGAGACTCTCAAAAAACTATTCCATCAATAGGGCAATATTTGGGGATACCCGTTTAGCTAAACAGTTGGGGTGCGGGCCGTCGGGAGGGCGATCGCTTGTTGAGCGAGTTTGCAAAAACCGACCTGTAGCGTGCAGCCGTTGGGGGCCTAAAGCGATCGTACCTCTGTCACCACTTAAATGCACCCCGAATTCTGGATCTGGCGTTCTTACTTTCTGTAGTAAGCGATCGCTCATTCGTCTCTGACAGCATTGTTTGCGAATAAGTATTAAATTTTTACAGGCTGTACATTTTCTTAATATAAATAATAAAAAAAGGGCTAAGACCCCCTTGACAGTCATCTATATAAAGAAGTAAATTGTGCATGGCAAAAAAAGGATAGTTAGTAATTTCCCAACCAGGCGAGAACAAGTGTTACTGCTGTCAGCACGTATTGCATTATTCCCAGGTTGAGAATGTGAGATTGAATGTTGACGCATCTATCCTTTCAGAAGGCTGCGATCGCGCTTTAGATATCGGTTCAGTTTTTTAGCGGCCAAAGCAGCAGTACCCTCAATTATCTTTATCGTTGCTGTATTAAATAGCTCGTCAATTTTACGCGATTATTAGGGTGTTATGAAAAATAGCCAGATAGCCACAACTCAACTTTCTTTACCTAAAGGCGGCGGAGCAATTCTGGGGATTGGAGAAACGTTTCAGGCTAACGAGTTTACTGGAACGTCAGCACTGTCTATTCCTATTCCTACAACACCTTGCCGGGGTTTTGAACCGCAGTTGAGTATCGAATATAGTTCCGGTTCGGGAAACGGGATTTTTGGTTTGGGGTTTAGTTTGGCTATTCCCAATATTTCGCGCAAAACTTCAAAAGCGATTCCTAAATATGATGAGACGGATACTTTTCTTCTCTCCAATGCTGAAGATTTAGTGCCAATTTTTGGAGAACAGCGCACCGTAACTCTTGAAAATATCAACTATACAGTTATTTGTTATTGTCCGCGAGTCGAAGGATTGTTTGCCAAAATTGAACGCTGGACTAACCAGCAGACGAAGGATTTTTATTGGCGGACGGTCAGTCAAGATAATGTAATCAGCATTTTTGGCAAAACAAACAAGGCAAGAATCTGCGATCCAGATAATTCAAATCGCGTTTTTCAATGGCTATTAGAAGAAACGTTTGATGCGAAGGGAAATTCTATTATTTATCAATACAAGTCAGAAAATATTAATAACGCTACTAATGATAGTTGGGAAGCGAACCATACGCAAACGGCTAATAAATACATCGAACGCATCAAATATGGAAGCGATCGCTCCTTATTCGAGGGTCAAGATGTTACCCAAGTAAACTGGCATTTTGAAGTTGTCTTTGACTACGGCCAGTACAATATTGACTCAACTAATTCAGCGCCATATACTCCTGTTCTACCGTGGGAAAATCGCCAAGATTCGTTTTCGACTTACCATGCAGGTTTTGAAATCCGCACCCACAGGCTGTGTCGAAACATCTTGATGTTTCATCGTTTTGAACCTGAACCGGAACTTGGTAACAGCCCTATTCTCGTCCATGCTACGCAATTCCACTATCAAGAAACTCCAACAGTAACATTGTTGAACGCAGTGGAGTCAATCGGGTATCGCTACGAGCAAGGAAAGTATGAAACTAAGAGTTTACCCCCTGTAAAGTTTGACTATAGTGCCTTTGCGCCGGTCGGACACAACTTTGAGCCGCTGTTGCCTGGAAAAGATCGAGAGTTGCCTGGTTTGAACCTGCCTCCAGATTATATGTCCGTCGATTTATATGGAGAAGGGATTCCGGGAGTTCTCTATAGTGACGGGACGACTACACTTTATTGGCAACCAGAAGGCAGCGGAAATGGCACGACAGGGGGAGTAAAATATGCCCCACCCAAACAATTACAGAACTTCCCTATTGAACGCCATTTGCAAGATGCCGATCGGATGTTAATGGATCTGACAGGTGACGGGCGCATGGCTTTAGTTGTCAGCACGTCAGGGGCTAGCGGTTATTATCAGTACGATCCCGATAAGGACACTTGGCAGAATTTTCAACCTTTTGCAGGGTTTCCTACAGATTTTCACAACCCAGATAACCAGATGGTGGATGTGACTGGGGATGGATTGATGGATATCCTGTTGGTGGAACGTGATCGCCTGCGGATTTATCCGAATCAAGGGGAAAAAGGTTTTGGCACACCCCTAATACATAACCAGGAAAACGACGTTCCCACGCTCAAACAAGGTGCTGTAGAAGAATCGCTGCACTTTGCTGACATCTTTGGCACGGGGAAACAGCACCTTGTCCGAATTACTAATGGTTCGGTTGAATGCTGGCCTAATTTGGGATATGGGCGGTTTGGCAAAAAGATTCAGTTGGCAAATGCGCCTCGGTTTGATGAGAGAATGGATGCTTCCCGACTGTTTTTAGTGGATATTGACGGTTCGGGAACCGCAGATATTGCTTATGTTAGCAGCGATCGCATCCAGATTTGGTTTAACCAAAGTGGTAATTCCTTCAGCGAACCCCGAAGCATTGGTTTACCCAGCAAATGGGATAACTTAAATCAAATTAACTTTGCTGATATTTTAGGCAACGGCACGACTTGTTTAGTTTTTAGCGAAAACCATCCCCAGCCCCGTCACTGGTGTTACGATTTTTGCGCGAAACAGAAGCCTTATTTATTGAACAAAGTTGACAACAATTTGGGAGCTATATCGAAAATTACTTACGCTAGTTCGACTAAGTTTTACCTGCAAGACAAGCATAACAGAAGGCCTTGGGTGACGAAGCTACCGTTTCCGGTTCATGTAGTCGAAAAGGTAGAAAGTATTGATAAAATTTCTAATACGAGGCTTGTTAGTTCCTATACCTACCATCACGGATATTACGATCGCATAGAGCGAGAGTTTCGCGGTTTTGGCAGAGTGGAAAGACAAGATGCGGAAACTTTATCAACCGACGAGGCGAAACCCAGCGATTTGCCACCTGTACTGACAAAAACTTGGTATCATACAGGAGCATGGCAGCAGCAAGCAGCTACTTTTTGCCAGCAGTACGAAGAAGAGTATTTTCGAGGAGACGATCGCGCTTGTCGATTGTCAGAGCAGAAATTCGAGTGGGGAACAACGCCCAGTGATGAAGAAATTCGGCAAGCGCACGCGGCGTTAAAAGGCGCGGTTTTGCGATCGGAAGTTTACGGACTTGACGGTTCAGAATTAGCCGAAAATCCTTACAGCGTCAGCGAGGCTAGTTATAATATCAAGCTGTTGCAAGCTCAAGGGGAAAATCAACACGCGATTTTTTATGTTTGGGAACGGGAAACGCTGTCTTACGATTACGAACGCAATCCCCAAGACCCGCGCATGGCCCATAATTTTACTATCGAAATAGATGAATTTGGTCATGTTCTGCGGGACTGCGCGATCGCGTATGGACGGCGACAGGTGACTGGAGAGGGACTTCTGGAACAAACAGGCTTGAAGGCGACTTGCACGGAAACCCGTTTGATTAATTGTGCTGAAAACGACATTTGGTTGTTAGGAATTCCCGCAGAAAGTAAAACTTACGAAATTAAAAATATTTCGTTACCGCAAGGAAAAGACTATTTTTATTTTGAGGCGATCGCTAACTTTATCAAACCAGAAAACTTAAGTGAAACGAATGCTAAGCTGCTGGGTTGGGAACGACATTTATATTGGGATGAATCGCTCCAAAATATTTTACCTTCAGGACAAGTAACTTCTAAAGCTTTACTGGCTCGCAGCGAAGTAGCTGTGATTTCGCAGCAACAAATTGAGGTGGCATTTTCTGGCGTGTTGGACAAGTTAAAATTAGACGATTATCTGAACCAAGGAAAATATAAATTTGATAGTGGTTACTGGTGGAATCCGGGATTGACTCAATCGTATTTAGGAAGCGATCGCTTTTATTTACCCGTCACGACAACCGATCCGTTTGGCAGCGAAACTAAAGTTGAATACGATCCATATCATCTGTTAGTTGTCAAGGTTATGGATGCGATCGGTAATGAAACTGTGGTTGAAGCGATCGACTACCAAACCCTGCAACCCGAAAAAATCCGCGATCCGAACGACAATATCTCCGAAGTCAAGTTTGATGCACTGGGAATGGTGGTTTTATCCTCCCACTACGGAACCGAAAATGGGCAGCGAGTTGGGTTTGCACAATTGAGCGATTCTGGTTCCGAGATGCGGCGCGATCGCACTTTACCAGCATTCGAGATGGAAACTGCGATCGCCA
The nucleotide sequence above comes from Ancylothrix sp. D3o. Encoded proteins:
- a CDS encoding class I SAM-dependent methyltransferase; this encodes MNQNNYKWLIPSRRTSPSIDQEREDWDEDHKDYSKNVFSVTQDPAICKTLIHPSSQFTGYNIPDSPEIQVLIPGCGSKIYLQETLLNFCPHIGQVYCTDLSPLAIEKAQTKWQQSDSNDRLNNSPLHFECIDSTKITEQKPAWKNKFDYILIVNSVLSLEDELNREMLKEFFKVLKPGGKLYGFFPTVFFLLEIAHLYPDKAHWITSGVINIPESASYPPNGKNGQIHYTPLRLNRIFKEVGFKRLSFEIYFGDSDILINALKEYEGIDDPDIFSWEFLVRLEKEVTQN
- a CDS encoding MFS transporter translates to MRVFLIVWFGQLISLIGSGLTNFALGVWVYQRTGSVTQFSLILLFGLLPTVLISPIAGAMVDRWNRRWCMILSDSGAGVTTVAVALLLATGSLQLWHIYLAVGLSSVFKAFQLPAYTASTALLVPKEQLPRASGMVQSGQACAQLFSPLLAGVLLGVIQIQGIVLIDFVTFLFALTTLLFVRFPNAKKGADYEDKKSSFWDEVNCGWTYIAVRPGLLMLLLLFAIDNFVYGVVEVLLTPLVLTFTSVTVLGTIQSLGGAGMLLGSLAMSIWGGPRPLIRGVFVFDFLCHLCILSLGLRTDAALFSLANFLFFFSLPIVNGCCNTILLRKVAPDIQGRVFATIQMICFSCIPLAYVVAGPLAERIFEPLMAADGLLAGSVGQVIGVGPGRGIGLLFITMEIIAILVTVAAYRYPRLRFVERELPDAI
- a CDS encoding SpvB/TcaC N-terminal domain-containing protein — translated: MKNSQIATTQLSLPKGGGAILGIGETFQANEFTGTSALSIPIPTTPCRGFEPQLSIEYSSGSGNGIFGLGFSLAIPNISRKTSKAIPKYDETDTFLLSNAEDLVPIFGEQRTVTLENINYTVICYCPRVEGLFAKIERWTNQQTKDFYWRTVSQDNVISIFGKTNKARICDPDNSNRVFQWLLEETFDAKGNSIIYQYKSENINNATNDSWEANHTQTANKYIERIKYGSDRSLFEGQDVTQVNWHFEVVFDYGQYNIDSTNSAPYTPVLPWENRQDSFSTYHAGFEIRTHRLCRNILMFHRFEPEPELGNSPILVHATQFHYQETPTVTLLNAVESIGYRYEQGKYETKSLPPVKFDYSAFAPVGHNFEPLLPGKDRELPGLNLPPDYMSVDLYGEGIPGVLYSDGTTTLYWQPEGSGNGTTGGVKYAPPKQLQNFPIERHLQDADRMLMDLTGDGRMALVVSTSGASGYYQYDPDKDTWQNFQPFAGFPTDFHNPDNQMVDVTGDGLMDILLVERDRLRIYPNQGEKGFGTPLIHNQENDVPTLKQGAVEESLHFADIFGTGKQHLVRITNGSVECWPNLGYGRFGKKIQLANAPRFDERMDASRLFLVDIDGSGTADIAYVSSDRIQIWFNQSGNSFSEPRSIGLPSKWDNLNQINFADILGNGTTCLVFSENHPQPRHWCYDFCAKQKPYLLNKVDNNLGAISKITYASSTKFYLQDKHNRRPWVTKLPFPVHVVEKVESIDKISNTRLVSSYTYHHGYYDRIEREFRGFGRVERQDAETLSTDEAKPSDLPPVLTKTWYHTGAWQQQAATFCQQYEEEYFRGDDRACRLSEQKFEWGTTPSDEEIRQAHAALKGAVLRSEVYGLDGSELAENPYSVSEASYNIKLLQAQGENQHAIFYVWERETLSYDYERNPQDPRMAHNFTIEIDEFGHVLRDCAIAYGRRQVTGEGLLEQTGLKATCTETRLINCAENDIWLLGIPAESKTYEIKNISLPQGKDYFYFEAIANFIKPENLSETNAKLLGWERHLYWDESLQNILPSGQVTSKALLARSEVAVISQQQIEVAFSGVLDKLKLDDYLNQGKYKFDSGYWWNPGLTQSYLGSDRFYLPVTTTDPFGSETKVEYDPYHLLVVKVMDAIGNETVVEAIDYQTLQPEKIRDPNDNISEVKFDALGMVVLSSHYGTENGQRVGFAQLSDSGSEMRRDRTLPAFEMETAIANPQTYLQGTASYFYYDLFAWKNNRIPVHAVNLLAENYATDARVQIHITYSDGFGRELQTKMRVEPGKAFAVNSDGSVEERETSTRWLSSGGKVYNNKGNPVQEYEPYYIDTWKYIDNPTLNRFGVSSVLHYDPLQRVVRVDTPKGFFTKVEFTPWEEKHYDENDTIQDSRYYKEYINNPDLSSVERQALEKAARFYNTPDIKNLDNLGQMVREVQQLEDSTQLVTHYELDIIGNQLSSADPRLAEKGIKNFQTIYDLTQTALKTVSTDAGTHWTLHNVMGNPIYVKDSRNFEVTTEYDALHRPVKVRVKGGDGAISLDNVVDGIVYGEGVADAKNRNLRGQVYQHYDSAGLVQVEAYNINGQPLVTGRQLRQDYKQEVNWSVQNPNQLLQATVYKTETKYDASGRAIEEIDTDGNIHHPTYYLSGTLAQLQVTHARETQPTTYVNSIDYNSKGQRTQIVYGNGVTTSYEYERTTLRLTRILTKRENELLQDLNYTYDAVGNITQIADNAWETVFNNNQKVDPVCKYTYDALYRLVEATGREHPALSEQHSDVPDEARLVLLKKQSLNNAEAVENYIRRYTYGKAGNLYQIQHHGKTSRARNLAVSDTSNRAVDSELLNGNKSQTNATASDIDKFFDGNGNQIKMQGIEQVQWNYRNNIASVTIIKREGADSDAEYYVYDSSGSRVRKVTERYGNGAKVAHIDETIYLGGVEIRQTRRGETVTEERHCLRVMDNTTCIAIRNRWAQGEPPQGVKNPQVRYQLDNHLGSATMEVDAEGQLISYEEYFPYGGTAFVAGKSLAEVKLKHYRYSGKERDAATGLYYYGARYYAPWLGRWMSCDPAGTVDGLNLYAFVGGNPTQFLDINGYCKYKTVNVFYAGTNRTAEESFNLDKKELGNKKSNSTHFTSYEKDKTLNILVPGPGTTVEKNRIQGHEKNHFIFNIFAKTKGILSGRGSGGMNENYKQIKEHLEELTKKGSMDNSTELNVVGYSRGGISAIDLANYFSKTNKTKLDVRDPVSGPGNIQNLEIAETINKAEVQLSTGNILPGFFAPFISVKTDKVSINFTKGGHSDRARDRFNVSMPNAEGIHIETGNRFEQVNGENYNEMLNIINPNELDYFQKINLELETTGDASYMPPTTHEYRFKYFNMMLKQFFNNK